AATGACAGGAGAAAAGATAAGCAAACCTTCATACATCAACAAAATTAATTAGCATCaaccagtaaaaaaaataattgtttaCATTTCCCCCCCCATCATGCTGTTTTCGACCAATAGGAAAACAACTAGTATGTAGGGAAAAAAACATGATCCTCTGCAAGCTTTCACTGCTGATTGTGGAGTAAACCAAATGAGCATATTTAGATAAACATACATGTCAGAGTCAATTTCACCTTTATACAATCAATTCAGGAGCTAATGAAATTCAACTCAATTTAAGCCTACCTATGAATCAAATTTTACATTTATTTCCCCCCCCGAATTGACAGAATTAAAAATGCCACTGAACCCAACACGGACGAGCTAAGAAATATTCATAGGACCTCTTGGAAAATAAATCTACTAAACATAAAAAGCTAATTAAATCTTTAGTAGGTGCTTTTAAATTTGGAAATGAGCAGAATCCGTCATAATTGAAGAAGCATTGCCAACAGTCTCATGTTGAAACTGAAACGCCTTCTGGACTTGATCATATCATAGTGTCGGCTACAGTTATTCTCTGGAATGCTGACTCTCAAAAACACATCTTCACTGCCAGTCTGCCAAGGTCAACCTGCTAACAGAATAGAGGCAACCAATAGCATCACTTTAGATATGTCTCTAAACCACACTCATCATACTGTAGGTCAACAGTTTCAGACATACCACGTCTTCAACAGacacctctaccagccccacaccACACGTCTTCAACATgcacctctaccagccccacaccACACGTCTTCAACATgcacctctaccagccccacaccACACGTCTTCAACAGgcacctctaccagccccacgtcTTCAACAGgcacctctaccagccccacaccACACGTCTTCAACGGGCACGTCTACCAGCCCCACACCACACGTCTTCAACAGgcacctctaccagccccacaccACACGTCTTCAACGGGCACGTCTACCAGCCCCACACCACACGTCTTCAACAGgcacctctaccagccccacaccACACGTCTTCAACAGgcacctctaccagccccacaccACACGTCTTCAACAGgcacctctaccagccccacaccACACGTCTTCAACGGgcacctctaccagccccacaccACACGTCTTCAACAGgcacctctaccagccccacaccACACGTCTTCAACAGgcacctctaccagccccacaccACACGTCTTCAACAGgcacctctaccagccccacaccACACGTCTTCAACAGgcacctctaccagccccacaccACACGTCTTCAACAGgcacctctaccagccccacaccACACGTCTTCAACAGgcacctctaccagccccacgtcTTCAACAGgcacctctaccagccccacaccACACGTCTTCAACGGGCACGTCTACCAGCCCCACACCACACGTCTTCAACAGgcacctctaccagccccacaccACACGTCTTCAACAGgcacctctaccagccccacaccCCACGTCTTCAACAGgcacctctaccagccccacaccACACGTCTTCAACAGgcacctctaccagccccacaccACACGTCTTCAACAGgcacctctaccagccccacaccACACGTCTTCAACAGgcacctctaccagccccacaccACACGTCTTCAACAGgcacctctaccagccccacaccACACGTCTTCAACAGGCACCTCTACCAGCTCCTCAGACCAATGTTGCTATTTGCAATATCAAAAACAAAATGGCCTCACTGTGGAATCCTACCTGATACTCATTGTGCAAGCTCTGTTTATTTACAGAGTTCCAACTCCACACAAACAGCTCCCCTGAACAGATCTATGATGTTATGGGAACTTGGGGGGGTTTAATAGGGAAAATCCCAGCTGTGTGGTCTCAAATCCCTGTCCACTATGCCAAACAAAGTCTCTCTGGCTTCTGGACACGACTGAAATTTCAAACCATTTCTCCTCTGGCTCAGACGCAATATCCAGTGGTTCTTCCAGTGGTTTACCTTTAGTTAAGACCTGAACCAACATGCTCTGGAACCTGTGGCTACACTTAACATCCAATAAGAAGTCTTCCAACAAGATAACAGACACCACCATATGTCCAGGGCTCAATCACAGCACAGAATGATAGATCACACTCACACCCACCCAACCCTCCAGTTAAAATGGGAataaaattaaatacattttttctctcACAAAGATCCTCCTCTCCCAACTACTGCAAAAAAAATTGATCTGTTTGTCTGTCAGAGAAAGCCATCTGTGCCATTGAGAAAGCTAAGCTACAGATTCCCAGGGAGCCTTTCTATCACAGAGGTGAAACCCTTACCATTACACTGGTCCAATATGTATGCTTCTTACACATACAGGAAAGGCATTGagtaagaaaaacacacacagagagagagagaggatgatgtagaggacaagaggaatacaGACCCAGTCAGCGAGTCAGTAAACGATACAGACCCAGTCAGCGAGTCAGTAAACGATACAGACCCAGTCAGCGAGTCAGTAAACGATACAGACCCAGTCAGCGAGTCAGTAAACGATACAgacccagtcagtgagtcagtaaacgatacagacccagtcagtgagtcagtaaACGATACAGACCCAGTCAGCGAGTCAGTAAACGATACAgacccagtcagtgagtcagtaaactatacagacccagtcagtgagtcagtaaacgatacagacccagtcagtgagtcagtaaacgatacagacccagtcagtgagtcagtaaacgatacagacccagtcagtgagtcagtaaCAGGGGGCCTGTTGCCCTGCCTAGAAGAGTGGTAGGGGTCAGGGGCTGTTTTCTACTGTTAGTTGTATCTGTGGACAAGTCATTTCTCCCGGTAGTACAGCAGGTACATCTTCAGAGGCTCCGGGAGGGGCAGACAGAGAATCCTCTCTCTCAGGATGTTTATAGGTGGCTCTGCCCTGAGTAgctcccccgtctccctctctgcttcctcctctgcttcctcctccgcagcctcctcctcctcctctcccgctCCCCGGGTTGCCcttccctgctcctcctcctggcCCCCGCGGTTATTGTTGTTGTCCAGGGGGGCGGAGATAGGGAGGGCACTGCTCAGTACCACAGAGTTGCAGTGGCGCCGATGAATGCGCCGGCGTTTAAAGCGAGGGCCGTACTTGTGGAGCCCACTGACCCCCAGGCCCCTGCCTCCTCCAAAAGAGCCCCGGCCCCGTGGCTGACCCTCCCCGCTGTCCGTGGTCACTCTCAGGGTGTGACGGATGGCTATACGAGCCAGCTCCTGCAGCGTCCGCACCTCAAACATGGCTGCTCCGTGGGTCACCAGAGAGACGATCGAAAGGAAAGGACACAGAGAATGATGGGAAAGTTAGAAAACAGTTAACGTGAGTATTCTTTCCATGGTGACAATTCTTTTTTGGTTTTCTATCATCACTCAACTCTTTAAAAAAAAGGCGCGGACAGATCACTAGGATGGCCGAGTGTCTGCCGGCtgagagtacttagcacctctgaacagtgCCGGTAGAAATTTGCAGACCGATTCTACACGTAGAATTGGGCGAAACGACGGCTGTCAGTCGGCAACGACAGGTAGTCCTTATAACACGCCGTACCGAAAGCAAGCGAACGGCCCCCGTACTATGCAGAGCGACAATCGGTCTGGTGAGTCATGTCCTTTGAACTGACTCCCATGTATAACAAACAGATGAGACACTCACGTAGTGGGGCGGTCTTGGGTTTGATGTTACTGGTGTAATCTTTGGGGAGCACCAGGGGAGCGAAGGACACAGCAATGATCTTTTTGGTCTCCCAGCTGCTCTGGCCTGTACGCGTGATCTTGGTTAGCTAGAAAGGGCAAAACAAGAGGTTATAAAGGGGAGAACAAGAGGTTATAAGGGCAAAACAATAGGTTTTTAGGGCACAACAAGAGGTTATAAAGGGCAAAACAAGAGGTTATAAGGGCACAACAAGAGGTTATAAGGGGAGAACAAGAGGTTATAAGGGGAGAACAAGAGGTTATAAGGGGAGAACAAGAGGTTATAAGGGGAGAACAAGAGGTTATAAGGGGAGAACAAGAGGTTATGAGGGCACAACAAGAGGTTATAAGGGCACAACAAGAGGTTATAAGGGCACAACAAGAGGTTATAAGGGCACAACAAGAGGTTATGAGGGCACAACAAGAGGTTATGAGGGCACAACAAGAGGTTATAAGGGCACAACAAGAGGTTATAAAGGGAGAACAAGAGGTTATAAGGGCACAACAAGAGGTTATAAGGGGAGAACAAGAGGTTATAAGGGGAGAACAAGAGGTTATGAGGGCACAACAAGAGGTTATAAGGGCACAACAAGAGGTTATAAGGGGAGAACAATAGGTTATTAGGGCACAACAAGAGGTTATGAGGGCACAACAAGAGGTTATGAGGGCACAACAAGAGGTTATGAGGGCACAACAAGAGGTTATAAAGGGCAAAACAAGAGGTTATAAGGGCACAACAAGAGGTTATAAGGGGAGAACAAGAGGTTATTAGGGCAGAACAAGAGGTTATAAGGGGAGAACAAGAGGTTATAAGGGGAGAACAAGAGGTTATAAGGGGAGAACAAGAGGTTATGAGGGCACAACAAGAGGTTATGAGGGCACAACAAGAGGTTATAAGGGCACAACAAGAGGTTATAAGGGCACAACAAGAGGTTATAAGGGCACAACAAGAGGTTATAAGGGCACAACAAGAGGTTATAAGGGCACAACAAGAGGTTATAAGGGCACAACAAGAGGTTATAAGGGCGCAACAAGAGGTTATAAGGGCGCAACAAGAGGTTATAAGGGCACAACAAGAGGTTATGAGGGCACAACAAGAGGTTATAAGGGCACAACAAGAGGTTATAAGGGCGCAACAAGAGGTTATAAGGGGACAACAAGTGGTTATAAGGGGAGAACAAGAGGTTATGAGGGCACAACAAGAGGTTATAAGGGCACAACAAGAGGTTATAAGGGGAGAACAAGAGGTTATAAGGACACAACAAGAGGTTATGAGGGCACAACAAGAGGTTATAAGGGGAGAACAAGAGGTTATAAGGGGAGAACAAGAGGTTATAAGGGGAGAACAAGAGGTTATAAGGGGAGAACAAGAGGTTATAAGGACACAACAAGAGGTTATACGGGGAGAACAAGAGGTTATAAGGGCACAACAAGAGGTTATAAAGGGAGAACAAGAGATTATGAGGGCACAACAAGAGGTTATAAGGGGAGAACAAGAGGTTATAAGGGCACAACAAGAGGTTATAAGGGCACAACAAGAGGTTATAAGGGCACAACAAGAGGTTATAAAGGGAGAACAAAAAGTTATGAGGGCACAACAAGAGGTTATACGGGGAGAACAAGAGGTTATAAGGGCACAACAAGAGGTTATAAGGGCACAACAAGAGGTTATAAGGGCACAACAAGAGGTTATAAGGGCACAACAAGAGGGTACattagagcagtggttctcaaactgtcccccccccaaaaaaaataatgtttaaaaaaaataataaaaacatgtctTTATTTAAAAAGGTACTCAGTCCGGCTTTTAATTTActgttgaaagttgtaatagtagactgcacaaggtgacattttgtagttgggtagtgcatcatcagttcctgtTGTCAGTCATtacagaaatgtccagatcaatgAGCCCATGTCAGCTGATAGAATGTAGAGAATTGGAAGACAATGGGATTTAAACCTGATACATTATCTCTCCACCAAccagaggggtgtgaacagtgtgtgtcatgaacagtgcttgtgcctgTAGAAatagacatgggggggggggtgttccccTAAGATGGAAAGGAGGCCTGAGTAAAACAGTTTGGTAACCCCTGGATTAGGGTACCCCTGGATTAGGGTACATCCTTGTTGTGTAAGGGTCCGGTAATAGTACTCATTTAAACtacatgtatgtatttcagtGTGAGTGTTTATACACACCTTCTCCTCTAGAGGCAGTACCAGAATACCCCCCACCTTCAGCAGGTTCATCATGTATTCTTCATGGTCTCTCTGCACTCCCGCCCCACAATACACCCTGTCATACTGCCTGCTCTCAGAGGGGATCTCCAGGCAGTTCCCCGCCACAAAGGAGGGCTCGCAGAACtcaaacctaaaacacaaatacagcataaacaaaatacaaaaataatgcaTATACAGGCTACACATGAAAACTCTAACCTGATATTCAACAAgtcactgagacagacagacagacagacagacagacagacagacagacagacagacagacagacagacagacagacagacagacagacagacagacagacagacagacagacagacagacagacagacagacagacagacagacagacagacagacagacagacagacagacagacagacagacagatctagATGGGGAAGGAAATCAGAGGTAAAGTGTCTCACTTGTCAAAGCTTTCGCTGGTTTTGATGAAGTAGTCTAGCTTCTGGTAAGCGTACTCAATCACATCAGCATGCAGCTCCACCCCATGGTTCACACCAAATGGACCTGGAACCAGGAGAACAACCATGTGAGCTCTGTACAATCCACAATGAATTCTAATAAAGAAAATACCCTTTCCCAATCAGTTGGCCTGCTGATTTCCCATTTCCAGTCCCAATAAGACCCAGAGTGGTGGTACCGTCTGCTACAGTAACTCACCCAGTATAAGGCCCAGAGTGGTGGTACCGTCTGCTACAGTAACTCACCCAGTATGAGGCCCAGAGTGGTGGTACCGTCTGCTACAGTAACTCACCCAGTATAAGACCCAGAGTGGTGGTACCGTCTGCTACAGTAACTCACCCAGTATGAGGCCCAGAGTGGTGGTACCGTCTGCTACAGTAACTCACCCAGTATGAGGCCCAGAGTGGTGGTACCGTCTGCTACAGTAACTCACCCAGTATGAGACCCAGAGTGGTGGTACCGTCTGCTACAGAAACTCACCCAGTATAAGACCCAGAGTGGTGGTACCGTCTGCTACAGTAACTCACCCAGTATGAGGCCCAGAGTGGTGGTACCGTCTGCTACAGTAACTCACCCAGTATAAGACCCAGAGTGGTGGTACCGTCTGCTACAGTAACTCACCCAGTATGAGGCCCAGAGTGTTGGTACCGTCTGCTACAGTAACTCACCCAGTATGAGACCCAGAGTGGTGGTACCGTCTGCTACAGTAACTCACCCAGTATGAGGCCCAGAGTGTTGGTACCGTCTGCTACAGTAACTCACCCAGTATGAGGCCCAGAGTGGTGGTACCGTCTGCTACAGTAACTCACCCAGTATGAGGCCCAGAGTGTTGGTACCGTCTGCTACAGTAACTCACCCAGTATGAGGCCCAGAGTGGTGGTACCGTCTGCTACAGTAACTCACCCAGTATGAGGCCCAGAGTGGTGGTACCGTCTGCTACAGTAACTCACCCAGTATGAGGCCCAGAGTGGTGGTACCGTCTGCTACAGTAACTCACCCAGTATGAGGCCCAGAGTGTTGGTACCGTCTGCTACAGTAACTCACCCAGTATGAGACCCAGAGTGGTGGTACCGTCTGCTACAGAAACTCACCCAGTATGAGGCCCACCATAGTGCTGAGGTACCCAGTCCCACTGCccaggttgaggaaggagaggcCAGGGTGCAGGTCCAGGGCTTCCATCACCTCTGAGTAGATGCAGGGGGCTGATAGGTGGATGTTGCCGTGCCTCCAGGCCAGGTCCTTGTAGGCGCTGTCACGGTACTCCTCCAGGTAGTAGTCGGCCCGGTCGATGGCCCTGAAGGCCCGCTCCACCAGGTCCGAACGGATGTAGTGTGCCTCCTTCAGGTTGTCAATCAACTCATCATTATCCTCCCCAGCGCTCACAGCTCCTCCCATCTTAGCTGGAGAGAAGGGTCACTTCTGGGCCTTTATCTGAAGAAAATAAATGGTTAAGTTATCTGCAATTGAATTCAAAAGAGTCTCTTGCATTGCGACCACTTTAACTAAAAAACTTCAACATAACATCCTCCTCCATGTCATATTTTGTAAATTTCTGATTAAACCAGCCATCCCTTTTTGCATTCTAATGGCCAATACTGAAAGAACTACCTAAAAAGTATTCCTCAACACCTTAGGTGTGATCGCTGTACCTGTGGCTTGACCCTGTGAACGACGCCAATGGGGAGGTGATAGGACTACAGCCAAATGTTGAGTGGGCCTGCTGTGTCATAAAGCAATAGAGAAGAAAGGAGCCTGGCCACTTGAATGATGCCTGGTTCCTTTGATGCCCAAGAGACATTGTGTTTGATTGTCAAATGAGTCATGCAAGCACAATAAATAAAGTGTGAAATGTAGGATAACATTTTCCTCGATGGTAATAACTAGTTCAGAATAACATTAGGTACAAATGTTTCAGATATGACAAAAACACAACCATAGGATGGCGCTGTAGAACCTGACGGACCTGTGCCTTGGGTTTAAGAGAAAAGTCTTACCCAATCCAACTCTGACCAGAAAATATCAACAACATATGAGCAAACCCATGTCATTTAGAAGGCTTGGTTACTATCtacatagtttaaaaaaaaatgggttGTCACATTGGAAATCTGAAAAAAGACAAACAGGCAACAACAATCGTAATCTGAGTCTTCCACGCACGCAGACAGCAAAACAAAGATTCAGTACAAGGCAAGGACgacagacaatacacacacacaccaaaataaCTGTCATATATAATTACCTACAACTTGATAATCAATTGTTTCGTTTTAAAATGCCGATTGCTGCTATTGATTTGCTCGTCTTCAGGCTTTTGTTCGGAACCGCTCACACAGCCCACTGCTAGCTAGACGTAAACCTTCAACCAGTCGACGTGCTGACGTCACACGCACGTTATGTAAATCCCACACATTTTTACTTCAAAAAGAATATTTTTACAATCGAATAAACGTTCTGATTGGGTATTGATTAATAACATTTCTGAAAATAATTGGCCTAAACATACAATAGTAATTAAACAAGCACAATGCTAAAGTGAATACGGTGGAGAATAactttctttttacagaaggaaCTTCAGCAAATTGTAAGACTATATGATGGCTCACATTTCATCACTCCTGATTAATATAGTACACCAATCAGTTGAATACGAGTTTTGTACTTAactttaggtttagggttgagctgggatgatgtggacatgaagctataggtttagggttgagctgggatgatgtggacatgaagctataggtttagggttgagctgggatgatgtggacatgaagctataggtttagggttgagctgggatgatgtggacatgaagctataggtttagggttgagctgggatgatgtggacatgaagctataggtttagggttgagctgggatgatgtggacatgaagctataggtttagggttgagctgggatgatgtggacatgaagctataggtttagggttgagttgggatgatgtggacatgaagctataggtttagggttgagctgggatgatgtggacatgaagctataggtttagggttgagctgggatgatgtggacatgaagctatagGTTTAGGTTTGAGCTGGgatgatgtggacatgaagctataggtttagggttgagctgggatgatgtggacatgaagctatagGTTTAGGTTTGAGCTGGgatgatgtggacatgaagctataggtttagggttgagctgggatgatgtggacatgaagctataggtttagggttgagctgggatgatgtggacatgaagctataggtttagggttgagctgggatgatgtggacatgaagctataggtttagggttgagctgggatgatgtggacatgaagctataggtttagggttgagctgggatgatgtggacatgaagctataggtttagggttgagctgggatgatgtggacatgaagctataggtttagggttgagctgggatgatgtggacatgaagctataggtttagggttgagctgggatgatgtggacatgaagctatagGTTTAGGTTTGAGCTGGgatgatgtggacatgaagctataggtttagggttgagctgggatgatgtggacatgaagctagaggtagacatgtacatgaaggcagggtaaagtgactaggcatcaggatagataataataaggtatttgaggtagatatgtacatgaaggcagggtaaagtgactaggcatcaggatagataataataaggtatttgaggtagatatgtacatgaaggcagggtaaagtggctaggcatcaggatagataataataaggtatttgaggtagatatgtacatgaaggcagggtaaagtggctaggcatcaggatagataataataaggtatttgaggtagatatgtacatgaaggcagggtaaagtgactaggcatcaggatagataataataaggtatttgaggtagatatgtagatgaaggcagggtaaagtggctaggtatcaggatagataataataaggtatttgaggtagatatgtagatgaaggcagggtaaagtggctaggtatcaggatagataataataaggtatttgaggtagatatgtacatgaaggcagggtaaagtggctaggcatcaggatagataataataaggtatttgaggtagatatgtacatgaaggcagggtaaagtggctaggtatcaggatagataataataaggtatttgaggtaaatatgtacatgaaggcagggtaaagtggctaggcatcaggatagataataataaggtatttgaggtaaatctgtacatgaaggcagggtaaagtggctaggtatcaggatagataataataaggtatttgaggtagatatgtacatgaaggcagggtaaagtggctaggtatcaggatagataataataagatatttgaggtagatatgtacatgaaggcagggtaaagtggctaggtatcaggatagataataatacggTATAAAGAACAGAGAAGCAGTAAATGATGAGTGTAAAatcgaatgtgtgtgtgtgtgtgtgtgttcgtgtgttcgtgtgtgtgtgtgtgtgtatgtgttcgtgtgtgtgtgttcatgtgtgtgtgtatgtgttcgtgtgtgtatctgtgtctgtgtgtgtgttcgtgtgtgtgtgtatgtgtgtgttcgtgtgttcgtgtgtatgtgtgtgttcatgtgtgtgttcatgtgtgtgtgtgttcatgtgtgtgtgtgtgtgtgtgtgtgtgtgtgtgtgtgtgtgtgtgtgtgtgtgtgtgtgtgtgtgtgtgtgtgtgtgtgtgtgtgtgtgtgtgtgtgtgtgtgtgtgtgtgtgtgtgttcgtgtgtgtgaatgtgtgttcgtgtgtgtgtgtgtgtgtgtgtgtgtgtgtgtgtgtgtgtgtgtgtgtgtgtgtgtgtgtgtgtgtgtgtgtgtgtgtgtgtgtgtgtgtgtgtgtgtgtgtatgtgtgtgtgtatgtgtgtgtgtgttcgtgtgtgtgtgtttgtgtgtctgttcgtgttcgtgtgtgtgtgtgtgtatttgtgtgtgtgtgtgtgtgtgtgttcgtgtgtgtgtgtgtgtgtgtgtgtgtgtgtgtgtgttagtgtgtctgtgtgttagtgtgtgtgtgtgtgttagtgtgtctgtgttttagtgtgtgtgtgtgtgtgttagtgtgtgtgtgtctgttagtgtgtctgtgttttagtgtgtgtgtgtgtgtgtgttagtgtgtgtgtgtgtgtctgtctgtctgtctgtctgtctgtctgtctgtctgtgtgcatgtgtgcctgtctgtgtgtctatctgtgtgtgtgtgtgtgtgtgtgttagtgtgt
The window above is part of the Salmo salar chromosome ssa15, Ssal_v3.1, whole genome shotgun sequence genome. Proteins encoded here:
- the pcmtd2b gene encoding protein-L-isoaspartate O-methyltransferase domain-containing protein 2, producing the protein MGGAVSAGEDNDELIDNLKEAHYIRSDLVERAFRAIDRADYYLEEYRDSAYKDLAWRHGNIHLSAPCIYSEVMEALDLHPGLSFLNLGSGTGYLSTMVGLILGPFGVNHGVELHADVIEYAYQKLDYFIKTSESFDKFEFCEPSFVAGNCLEIPSESRQYDRVYCGAGVQRDHEEYMMNLLKVGGILVLPLEEKLTKITRTGQSSWETKKIIAVSFAPLVLPKDYTSNIKPKTAPLPMFEVRTLQELARIAIRHTLRVTTDSGEGQPRGRGSFGGGRGLGVSGLHKYGPRFKRRRIHRRHCNSVVLSSALPISAPLDNNNNRGGQEEEQGRATRGAGEEEEEAAEEEAEEEAERETGELLRAEPPINILRERILCLPLPEPLKMYLLYYREK